One part of the Ailuropoda melanoleuca isolate Jingjing chromosome 6, ASM200744v2, whole genome shotgun sequence genome encodes these proteins:
- the DPH3 gene encoding DPH3 homolog — MAVFHDEVEIEDFQYDEESEAYFYPCPCGDNFCITKEDLENGEDVATCPSCSLIIKVIYDKDQFMCGETVPDPSTHKELVKC, encoded by the exons ATGGCCGTGTTTCACGACGAGGTGGAGATCGAGGACTTCCAATATGACGAAGAGTCGGAGGCCTATTTCTACCCCTGCCCGTGTGGGGATAACTTCTGCATTACCAAG GAAGATTTGGAGAATGGGGAAGACGTGGCAACGTGTCCCAGCTGCTCTCTCATTATAAAAGTGATTTATGACAAG GATCAGTTTATGTGTGGAGAAACAGTGCCAGACCCTTCCACCCACAAAGAATTAGTTAAATGCTGA